The genomic window TTCAACTCAACCATTTTAGGATCGATCATCATCATTTTTACTTCATGAGGTTTGGCCCGCATCAAGATACTTGTAATAATCCCGTTAATGGCAACTGATTTCCCACTACCGGTAGATCCGGCAATCAACATATGCGGCATCTTCGTTAAATCTGCGGATTGTACCATTCCGGAAATGTCTCTTCCTAATGGCACCTCCAACAACTTATCCGGATGACTCGGTTGCGCTTCAACAATATCTCTGAAAGAAACAGTACTCACTGTATTGTTTGGTACTTCGATCCCAATCAAGGATTTACCGGGAATCGGAGCTTCCATCCGTACATCCTTGGCAGCCAAGGCAAGTGCGATATCATCAGTTAAACCAACGATTTTACTGACCTTCACACCAACAGCCGGCTGAATCTCGAATTTAGTTACAGATGGACCCAGACTTGCTTTGACGACCTTGGCATCTACATTGAAACTCCGGAAGGTCTGCTCAAGAACCCCAATATTGCTCTCTATCTTCTGATACTCATCACTTTGATCCGTTGCCGGAATCGAATCCAGTAAGTTCGGTGATGGTAACTGATAATCTCTATCTTCTGTCTCAGCTGAGATTTCAAATTCCAAGTCAGTATTGTCTTCATACTGATCAGACAGCTCTGGTTCCATTGGCTGCTGGCTCTCTTCATAATACTCTTCATAGAAGCCCGCTTCCTGATTTTGGAAACTGTCGATCGGTACCAACGTCAATTGCTCCGGCTCTTGCTCGGGAGCATCGAATTGCTCTCTTTCAGATTTCGCCAGCTGTTCTCCCGGCGTATGCTCTCTCACCTGATTTTTCTCCAACCATTGCTCGGCCATTTCTTTTGCACGTTCCTGTTTCGCTGCTTCTTTTAACTTCTTTTTTTCTGCCCGCTTTTCAGATTGTGCGGAGAGTCGTTCATCACTTTTAGCAAACAAGCGTCCCAACGCGTTACGAAACCATTGAATACCGTCAAGAATTTGTTGAAAATCCAACATGCTAATCATATAGCCACCTAATGCAATAAGTAATACAGCAATCAAATAGCTCCCAAGCTGTGCAACCAGAAAGTGCGTCATTGAATACAGAACAGCTCCGACCATTCCACCACCGACATTTTCCTGAACAACATTTCTAGTCAGATCCATCTTCAGAAAATCCCATGTTGTATTGAATATATTTGGATTGCCGTTGCCAATATTCCTGAACCAATAGGCCTGAATAAATAGCAGAACACCAAGATAAATCAGTCCGCCGCCAATAACCTTCCGAGGCGATTTTACTGGAAAATTATCTCCAAATAGAATCAGAGAAAAACCATATAACATTAATAGGATCGCTGCTGCTGAATAAGTGTTTCCAACAACCAGACGCAATCCGTTAGCAATCAAAACTCCTAAGAAGCCTAATTTCAATACTCCGAATAAACCAAAAAATACAAAGAATATTCCTATAAAAATATAACGCAGCTGTTCTTGCTGCTTCTGTTGCTTTTTGGTTTTCTTTTTCTGCGCCATTTTTGCCCCCTCTTCCTCTTTCCAATAACTTCCATTATACCTAAAAAATAAGCCGAACAAAAGTACCCCCATTCGTTTTTACATTCAATTAGAAAAAAATCAAGTATCTGTTCTATTTTATTTGGCATGACAAGGAAAAATTGCTCTCTATCCTTATTGCACTAAGCAAAAAATAGAGTAAAATTTTTATTAATATTACAAACAAAGAAACATTACAGTAATACATTTGACTTATTTGTAATACCATGTAATACTATTGTAGAAAAAGGGGAGTAATAATTGGAGGGTATGTTCCATGGGAAGAAAATTGTTTTGCGAAATTTCACCAACGACTTACAAAATTTCAATGGCAAAAAATAGAGTAGGTAGAACGATTCATGACAAACTGAGCAAGCATCTTTTCGCTTCTGAAAAAAGAAAACGACACTTGCCTGTTTCTATTTATAAACATCGGTCCTTGATGCGAAGAAAACTTGGAAATGTCGATCTTCACTTACAAAATAATAAAGTGGTCAATCTTTCGCTGTCCACACCTAAAGTTTCAGGTATTCTGATCAAACCTGGGGAAA from Enterococcus sp. 9E7_DIV0242 includes these protein-coding regions:
- a CDS encoding FtsK/SpoIIIE family DNA translocase; translation: MAQKKKTKKQQKQQEQLRYIFIGIFFVFFGLFGVLKLGFLGVLIANGLRLVVGNTYSAAAILLMLYGFSLILFGDNFPVKSPRKVIGGGLIYLGVLLFIQAYWFRNIGNGNPNIFNTTWDFLKMDLTRNVVQENVGGGMVGAVLYSMTHFLVAQLGSYLIAVLLIALGGYMISMLDFQQILDGIQWFRNALGRLFAKSDERLSAQSEKRAEKKKLKEAAKQERAKEMAEQWLEKNQVREHTPGEQLAKSEREQFDAPEQEPEQLTLVPIDSFQNQEAGFYEEYYEESQQPMEPELSDQYEDNTDLEFEISAETEDRDYQLPSPNLLDSIPATDQSDEYQKIESNIGVLEQTFRSFNVDAKVVKASLGPSVTKFEIQPAVGVKVSKIVGLTDDIALALAAKDVRMEAPIPGKSLIGIEVPNNTVSTVSFRDIVEAQPSHPDKLLEVPLGRDISGMVQSADLTKMPHMLIAGSTGSGKSVAINGIITSILMRAKPHEVKMMMIDPKMVELNVYNGIPHLLTPVVTNPRKAAQALQKVVQEMEFRYEKFAAAGVRNISGYNNLVIQKNLEDGDNRPILPFIVVIVDELADLMMVASNEVEDAIIRLAQMARAAGIHMILATQRPSVDVITGIIKANVPSRMAFAVSSGTDSRTIIDSNGAEKLLGRGDMLFLPMGENKPIRIQGAFISDQEVERVVAFVTEQQGADYQEDMMPTEEIATSSGGSDNPQDELYGEAKALVVEMQTASISLLQRRFRIGYNRAARLIDELEENHVIGPSEGSKPRKVFVEAEPEEEMPEHDPDQL